Sequence from the Corallococcus sp. EGB genome:
GGGCGGCCCGCCGTCCTGCTTCTCCCGCAGCTCCAGCCCCACCGTTCCCGTGGCCCGGGGCTCCAACTGCTGGCGGGCGCGAATGGCGTCCGTGGCGTTCTGGAGCAGCTCCCGCACGTAGACCCCGGGCGAGCTGTACAGGTGGTGGGACAGGAGGTCGATGACCCCACGGAGGCTGACTTGGAATCGATGGTCCACGCGGCCGTCGAGCGTAGCGCGCTGCATCCTCCCCCGGGGTCACAAACCCCCGCCGTGGGGGGATGAAGGCCTCTGTGTCCTCTCCCAGGCAGCCGGACGCGCCAGCCCCCTTCCGCCTCCCTGATGGGGTGGTATGTGGCGCCCCAGCCGTGCGGCGCCCCCGGGCGGCACGGCGACATGTCGTCTTTTTTCCTCCCTCCTGGAGCGGACAACGATGGGAAACAAGCTGAAGGCAGTGGTGGTGGGCGCGGTGCTGGGTGTCGCGGGCGCGGCCTTCGCGCAGGGCACGCCGACGACGCCGGCGGCTCCCAAGACGGAATCCAAGGCGGCCAAGGCCCCCGCGGCGGGCAAGACCGAGGTGACGTGGTGGGGCCACGCCGCCTTCGTGGTGAAGACGCCGGGCGGCGCGACCATCGCCATCGACCCGTGGCTCACCAACCCCAAGGCGCCGCAGGGCGCCACCTGGCCGGAGGCGGTGGACGCCATCCTCGTGTCCCACGGCCACTTCGACCACGTGGGTGAGACGAAGGCCCTGGCCCAGAAGACCAACGCCAAGGTGTACGGCTCCTTCGAGCTGGTGAACCTCCTGGGCCTGCCGGAGGCCCAGGCCGTGGGCGCCAACGCGGGCGGGACGTTCACGGTGAAGGACGCCACCATCCACCTGGTGGAGGCGGTCCACTCCAGCAGCTACCAGGCGGACCCGAAGGGCGCGTCGCAGTACGCCGGTGCGCCGCTGGGCTTCGTCATTGAAATCGCCAACGGCCCCACGCTGTACCACGCGGGTGACACCGGGGCCTTCCAGTCCATGGCCCTCATCGCGGAGCAGTTCAAGCCCACCGTGGCCATGCTGCCCATTGGCGGCCACTTCACCATGGACCCGCCGCAGGCCGCCGTCGCCACGAAGCTCCTGAAGGTGAAGACCGTGGTGCCCATGCACTACGGCACCTTCCCCGCGCTGGCCGGCACCCCGGAGGCGCTCACCACCGAACTGAAGAAGGGCCGGGCCACCACCAAGGTGCTCACCCTGGAGCCGGGCAAGGCGACCCGCCTGTAGTCCTTCCTGGCGAGAGGCACCTGCGCGCGCGTCCGCCCTGGGTGGACGCGCGCGCATTTTTTTCCGCCACCCATCAGCCGCTGTTGCCGGACGCGAGCGGAGGCCCGAGGTCGGGTGGCATCCCGGAAGCGACTGGGTTATTCCCCGCACGGTGTGCCCGAGAGGGAAGCTCCGGCCGCACGCGCTCGAGGGGTGTACCGGTGTCGGTGCTGGTTTTTGGAAGGGGGACCTGGCTGGCCACGCTCCTGGCGGACGTGGTGGCCGCGCACGCGCGCTCCCCCGCGCCTGTCACGACGCCGCCGCTCCTGGACTCCGCTTCCGGCCGCGCCCGGGGCCGCGCCTTCCTGCGCCGCACGCTGCGGGCCTCGGGGCTCGTCTATGGCACGCCCGTACCGCTGCCCCCGCCGGTGGACGGCGGTGAGCCCGTGGATGTCCCCGCGCGCGCCGTGGAGGACGAGCTGTTCCATGCCGTGGTGCGCACGCTGGCGCGCATGGCGTTGGACCTGGCGCGGGTGATGGATGCGCCGGAAGGCCCTCGGGTGGAGCAGCTGCTCGTGCTCTTCGCGGTGCTGGCGGGCGAGCTGGACCTGGCCATGGCGCTGGACGCGCGGCTCGCGGCGGGGCTGCCGGTGCCCCGGCGGATGGTGGGGCGGGTGGAGGATGCGCTCGACAAGCGGGCGCCGTCGCTGGCCGGAGACCCGGTGTACGGGCTGGTGCTGCACAACGGCGCGCAGTACGCGGACGCGCAGCTGTTCTGCCGGCAGGCCATCGACCTGTTCTCGACCGGCCGGCTGTCGCGCGTGGCCGTGGAGCGGCGGCGGGACTTCGCGGCGAAGCAGAAGGCGCTGCTGGTGGACGTGCTCACGGCGCTCGCGTGCGTGGACCGCGAACCCAGCCCGCCCGCGCGCCGCGCCATCCTCCGGCAGGTGGAGGGGCTGAAGCTTCCACACGCGCTGGAGGGCGAGGTGAAGGCCGCGGTGCGTCAGTCCTTCGAGCGCAAGCGCGACGTGCGGGACGTGGTGCGCCGCGTGCGCAGCGTGGACATGCGCCACCTGCTCCTGGAGCAGGCGCTGCTGGCGGCGCTCGTGGACGGCCGGCGCACGCGGCGGGAGCGGGCCTTCATCGACACGCTGGCGGGCGCGCTGCACGTGCCCCACGCGGAGCTGCGCCGTCTGGAATTGGAGATGGCGGAGTTCTACGCGCGGCACCGCTCGCTGGTGGATGTCTTCACCGTGTCGGACGCGGCGGGCGCCATGGGCGAGGAGCTCATGGGCGGCATGCAGGAGACGCTGGAGAAGAACTTCCACCGGCTCATGCAGGAGGCGCGCGAGACGGGCGACCTGGCGGTGCTGCTCACCAAGGCGGCGCGGCGCCAGAAGCTCACCGACGACGAGCGCCAGCGCATGCGCGCCCAGCTCATCGACGTGGCGAAGGCCATCCCCGCGCTGGCCATCTTCGCCGCGCCGGGCGGCATCCTGCTCTTGGCGGCGCTGGCCAAGGTGCTGCCCTTCAGCCTGCTGCCCAGCGCCTTCCAGGACGAGCCCCCGGTGGACTCCGACGACGAGGACACGCTGGAGCGCGAGGCCGTCTGACGCCTCGCGCCTCAGTTCGCCTCGGTGAGGGTGACGCGGAGGTGCTGGGACAGGGGCGTGCCGTAGCGGGACGGGGGCACGCGGCGCACGGTCTTGTCGGTGTCCAGGGTCCACTCGGGGGCGCCCTGGTGGGGGCCCACGGCGGGCTCTTCATCCAGCTCCGTGCCCACGTCCCACAGGTACACCTTGGACGTGACATCGCCCGTCACGGGGGCGTTGGCCTTGTCGAACAGCGCGATGCCCTGCTCGTCGGTGCCGAAGAACCAATCGTTGGACTGGCCGAACATGGTCGCGAAGGACAGCCGGTCCGCGGGGCGCGCCGTCACGGTGAACTCGTAGGCGTGGCCCGGCAGGAGGGGACCGGGCGAGGACGCATCCACGGGCGTGGTGAAGGTGCCCGACGCGCTTACGCCGTTGGGCGGCGTCGAGGCGAGGGCGTTGGCCAGCCGGGCCGTGTCGCCCGTCTCCGCGAGTGCCTCCAATCCCTGTCCCCGGTCCGGCGCGCCCTCCGTGAAGAGCGGCGCGGCGGCGTGGTGCACGGCGAAGACGCCCGGTGACAGCGGCGTGGCCACGCCATTGAGCGGCGTGAGCCACGTGTGGAGCGCGGTGGGGTCTCCGGTCTCCGCGAGCGCCTCCAAGCCCAGTCCACGGTCCTCCTGTCCCTCCGTGAAGAGGGGTTCGTTGCCCGCGCCCACCACCCAGACGCCCGGGGAGATGCGGACGGGCTTGATGCCCTCGGAGGTGCTGAGGGTGTTGCGGTCGTCGGAGACGTTGCTGATGCGCACCGTGAAGCGGTGCGTGGCCGCGTCGTGGGCCAGTTGCACGCGGATCATCAACGCGAGCGCGGGCAGGGTGAACGTCTGGCCGTTGCTGAGCACGGGCTGCGTGCCCACGCGCCGCACCCTGGGCGTGCTGTCCTTGAGGCCCGGGCCATCCGTGGCGGTCGCCTGCTTCGGGCCGGTGTGCGCGCCCACGGCGGGTTCCTCGTCCACCTCCGTGCCCGCGTCCCAGAGGATGACCTGTGAGGTGATGTCGCCGGCCAGCGGCTGCCCGTCGGCGGAGTAGAGCGGAATGCCCCGGGGCTCCGTGCCGAAGAACCAGTCGTTGGACGCCGCGAACATGGCGGCGAAGGAGAGCCGGTGGGTGCGGCCCGCGGTGAAGCTGAACTCGTAAGTGTCGCCCGGGGCGAGCGGGCCTGGTGAGGTGCCGCTCACCTTCGTGTCGAACCGGCCGGACTTGAGGTTCTGGAAGGGCGCCACGTTCTCGATGCGCACGCGGAAGCGCCGGGAGGACGGGTCGGTGTCGTCGCCGGAGTTGCAGGCGGACAGGGTGAGCAGGCCCAGCGCGGCGCAGGCGGCGCCACCACGGAAGGAGCGGATGGACATGGACGGAGTCTCCATGGGCCTCGCGGAAATGCGAAGCCCGGCATTGCTCCCTCTACGCGCTGGGGCTGTTGGCGGTTACGTCCGGTGCGGATGGGATTGGCCGCGCGGTGGGGCGGGGCAGGAGGGGCGTCAGGAATTGCACCAGCGCCGCGAGGTCGCCTGGCCGGGACGCGTGTCCCACGTAGCCGTCCGGGCGCACCAGGATGAGCGCATCCCTTCCAGGGACCACGTCGTAGGCGTGGTGCGCGTGGCCGTCCCTGTCGGACAGGGCCCCGGGGATGGGAGCCGCGCCCTTCCCGAGGATGCGGACGACGCGGACGGATTCGTGGGCCCACGCCTCGACCTCCGGGTGCGCGGCTCCAAAGGCGAGCAGCGTCCAGTGGGGGCCGCGAAACCTGTCCGACAGTCGGACAGGTTTTCCGTGTGCCTCCGCGCAGGGCGCGTCCGGGGCGCGGTCTCCCGCCTGTACGCGGGCCGTGTCGCCGGGGACTGCCGGGGCGAGCGGGCCGCCTCGATAGCTCAAGCCCAGTTGCCGCAGCTCGTCGCCGCGGTTCAGGGCCTTCATGCGTCCCTGCCGCATGCCGTCGAACAGCTTCGAGGACAGCCCGAGCACCCGGGCGGCGATGGGCAGCCGCTCCGCCTCGTAGGTGTCGAGCAGGGCTGGAGTCGCGCCCTGGAGCACGTGGCCCAGCTTCCAGCCCAGGTTGTAGGCGTCCTGCACGCCGGTGTTGAGCCCCTGGCCTCCAGTGGGAGGGTGCACGTGCGCGGCGTCGCCCATGATGAACACGCGGCCCACGCGGTAGCGGTCCGCCATGCGCACGTTGGGGCGGTACACGGACAACCAGCTCGCGTCATGCAGGCGCACGGCCCGGCCCGGGCGCGCGGCCTCCTGGATGCGCTGATGGAGCGCGGCCTCGGTGAGCTCCGGCATGACGCCACCGGGCTTCACCTGGAGGGCGAGCTGGAAGTGGTTCGTGCCGGGCAGCGGGCACAGCGCCACCACGCCGCCCTTCGCGAAGGGCCAGATGTGCCAGTGCGTGTGGTCCAGGCCGTCCACGCGCACGTCGCCCACGACCATGCGCTCCTCTTCGAGCGTGACGCCGTTGAAGGCCAGGCCCAGCTCCTTGCGCACGCGGCTGTGTCCACCATCCGCGCCGACCAGGTACTCCGCGCGGACGGTCTCCTCCGCGCCGTCGCGGGTGAGCGTGGCGGTGACACCGGCGGTGTCCTGGGTGAAGCGGGTGAGGGCGGCGCCGAACTCCACCGTGACACCCAGCGATGCCAGCCGGTCGCGCAGGATTCCCTCGGTACGAGCCTGCGGCACGAGCCAGGGATTGGCGTGGGGCACGTCCGGGGTCGCGGCGCGGCGGGCCATCATGGTCCAGCGCCCCACGACGAAGCGCCGCCAGTGGAGGCGGAGGCTGGGATAGGGATTGCCCGCGGCGAGCACGGCGTCGAGCACGCCCAGGTCGTCCAGCACCTCCAGCGTGCGAGGCGAAAGGCCCTTGCCGCGAGAGCCGACGAAGGGATGCGGGGCCGCGTCCATGATGCGAACGCGGACGCCCCGGCGGGCAAGGTCGCACGCGAGCGTCAGGCCGGTGGGACCGGCGCCGATGACGAGCACGGGCAAGGTGGCATGGGACATGGATGGTCTCCTGTCGCGAGGACGCAGGTGGCTCGCGAGCGACGGAGACAAGAATGTAAGGGACTGCTTATGTTGTCAGCTTGCGTTCCCACCCCAGGAGTCCGGCATGCCGCGCGCGAAGCTTTCCCCTCGGAAGATGCCCACGCAGGAGCGCTCGAGAGCGACGGTGGACGCGTTGGTGCAGGCGACTGCTGACATTCTGGTGCGCGACGGCTCCGCGAAGCTGACCACCAACCGCATCGCGGAGCGGGCCGGCGTCAACGTGGCCTCGCTGTACCAGTTCTTCCCCGGCAAGGAGGCGCTGGTGGCGGAGGTGGCGCGCCGGCACGCGAAGGAGCAGCGCGCCGCCGTGAGGGAGGTGCTGGCGACGCGGAAGTTCCGCACGCTGGAGGAGCTCATCCGGACGCTGGTGGCGATGGGCTTCGCGGCGCACGCGGTGAATCCAAAGCTGCACCACGCGCTGACGCAGGAGTTGCCCGCGCGACCGGCCAGGAGGTGGGACGCGGAGGACGCGCCCATGTTGGAGGCACTCGGCAGCTTCAAGACGGACGTGCCGGATCCGGAGCTGGCCCTGTGGCTCATCGACACGGTGTCCCACGCGGTCATCCACCGCGCGGTGGTGGAGCGCCCCGAGTCCCTGTCCCAGGGGCTGCTCCAGGAGGAGTTGGTGACGCTCCTCCTGCGCTACCTGAGGCGGAAGTGACGCCCGGCTTCACCGCCCGGACGCCTGCGCGTCCACGGCGGCCAGCTCGTCCTTCGTGAGCTTCACCTCCGCGCCCGCGAGGTTCTCCTCCAGGTGCTTCACGGAGGACGTGCCCGGGATGGGCAGCATCACCGGCGAACGCGCCAGCAGCCAGGCGAGTGCGATCTGCGCGGGCGTCGCGTTGTGCTTCTTCGCCACGGAGTCCAGCGTGCTCCCCGGCTTCGCCAGCCCGCCTGTCGCCAGCGGGAACCACGGGATGAAGCCCAGGTTCTGCTTCTCGCAGTAGTCCAGCACCTTCTCGTGCACGCGGTCGGTCAGGTTGTAGCGGTTCTGCACCGACACGACGTCCACCACCTTGCGCGCCCGCTCGATCTCCTCCACCGACACCTCCGACAGGCCGATGTGGCGGATCTTCCCCTCCTTCTGCAGCGCCTTCAACTCACCCAGCGACTCCTCCATCGGGACCTTCGGGTCGATGCGGTGCAGCTGGTACAGGTCGATGCGCTCCAGCTTCAGCCGGCGCAGCGACATCTCCAGCTCCTGACGCAGGTACTTCGGCGCGCCCACCGGGTGCCACTCGTTGGGGCCCGTGCGCACCAGGCCCGCCTTCGTCGCCACCACCACGCCCTTCGCGTAGGGGTGCAGAGCCTCCGCGATGATCTCCTCGCTGTAGTAGGGGCCGTAGGAGTCCGCCGTGTCGATGAAGTCCACGCCCAGCTCCAGCGCTCGGCGCAGCACGCGCACCGCCTCCGCCCGGTCCTTGGGCGGACCCCAGATGCCAGGGCCGGTGAGCTGCATCGCGCCGTAGCCCAACCGGTGGATGGGCAGGTCCCCGCCCAGCTTGAAGGTGCCGCTCTTCTCCGCGGGTCGTGTCGAGGTTCCGCTCATGAGTGCTTCCTCCGTGCAGATGAATGCCCCAATGGATGCAGGTGCAGGAAATGGGTTTCCCGCGCCTCAGGCCGTCCGGTACCGCCCGGCCAGGCTGTGGGTGGCCCCACGCAGCAGCCCCGCCTCGGCCTTCTCCAGGGCCACGAGCGCCTCCGCGGCCTCCAGCCCCGGGACGCAGACCGTCTCACGGCGCTCCAGCGCGACGAGCGACGCGGTGACGACGTCCTCGGGCGACATGGTGCCGGGATAGCCGCCGTTGAATTCGGTGAAGGTCATGCCCGGGCAGACGACCTGCGCCACCACGGGCGAGTCGCGCAGCTCCCCCGAGAGCGTGCGCGTGAAGTGGACGAGGAACGCCTTCGCGCCCGCGTAGGTGGCCCGGTAGGGCAGGGGACCCGGCGGCATCGCGCCAGAGAAGGCGAGCAGCGAGGCCACGTTGATGACCGCGCCCTTGCCGCGCGCCAGCATGCCGGGCAGCGCCGCGCGCGTGGCCAGCATCGGCGCCATCATGTGCAGGTTCGCCAGCCCCTCCAGCGCCGCGGCCTCCACCTGCGCGAAGGGGCCGTAGCCGCCCACGCCCGCGTTGTTGACGAGCAGGGTGAGGTCCTCGCCCGCCGCGCGCCCGGCCACCCGCTGGAGGTCCCCGTGCTGCGTGAGGTCCGCCCGCAGCACCTCCGCGCGGACGCCATGCGCCGCCGTCAGCTCCGCCGCCAACGCCTTCAGCCGCTCCTCGCGCCGGGCGACGAGGACGAGGTCATACCCCAGCGCCGCCAGCCTCCGGGCATACACCGCGCCAATTCCCGCGGACGTGCCCGTCACCAATGCTGTCCCTCGACTGCCTGCCATGCCTGCTCCTGGATGGGTGAAGAGGGGGCGCTCCCGTCACCCACGCATGAATGCTGGAGATGGCGACTGTCGCTGCGAAGCGCACGCCGCCGGGGCCGCACCCTCGGCCGCTGGGTAACGAAGGGCGGCCGGACGTGCAAGCCGGACCGCACGTTCCGGGAATCAAAACGCTGGGGCCTGCTCCCTCCGCGCGCTCAGCCCGAGGCCTTGACCGCCAGCTCCGGCACGTCGCGGAACTGTTGATGGTACAGCTCCGCGTAGAGCCCGCCCTTGGCGAGCAGCTCCGCGTGGTTGCCCCGCTCGACCACCGCGCCGTGCTCCAGCACCAGGATGAGGTCCGCGTGGCGGATGGTGTTGAGCCGGTGCGCGATGACGATGCTCGTGCGGCCCGACAACAGCTGCCCCAGCGCCAGCTGGATGAGCGCCTCCGTGCGCGTGTCGATGTTCGCCGTCGCCTCGTCCAGGATGAGCACCCGCGGATTCGCGATGACCGCGCGAGCGAACGCGAGCAGCTGCCGCTGGCCCTGGCTGAGCGTCGCGCCACCTTCACCCAGCACGGTGTCGTAGCCCTGCGGCAGCCGGGTGATGAAGTCGTGCGCGTGCACCGCCTTCGCCGCCGCCTCCACCTCCTCGCGGGTGGCGTCCGGCTTCCCGTAGCCGATGTTGTCCGCCACCTTCCCGCTGAAGAGGAACGGCTCCTGGAGCACCATGGCCATCTGACGGCGCAGGCTCGCGCGCGTCACCTGGCGCACGTCCTCGCCGTCCACGCGCACCGTGCCCCCCGTCACGTCGTAGAAGCGCGGCACCAGGCTGGCCACCGTCGTCTTGCCCGCGCCCGTGCGCCCCACCAGCGCCAGCGTCTGGCCGGGCTCCAGGCGGAAGGACACGTCGCGCAGCACCGGCCGCGCGGCGTCGTAGCCGAAGGACACCCCTTCGAACACCACCTGCCCCTGGAGCGGCCCCAGCTCCACCGCGCCCGCCACGTCCGGCGGCTCCGGCGCCTCGTCGAGGATGGCGAAGATGCGCTCCGCCCCCGCCAGCGCGGACTGCATCAGCGCGGCCACGGACGCGGCCAACTGCACCGGGCGGAAGAACTGCTGCACGTAGATGAGGAACGCCGCCACGCCGCCCACCGTGAGCTGGCCGCTCAGCGCCAGCGCGCCGCCGTAGCCAATCACCAGCGCGGTGGACAGCGTGGAGAGCAGGTCGATGGCCGGCGAGAACGCGGACGTGATGCCCACCGCCGCCACGTTCGCGTCGCGGTTGGCCGCGTTGCGGTCGCGGAAGCGCTCGATGTTCTTCTCCGTGCGGTTGAACGCCTGCGCCTGCCGCACGCCCCCAATCTCCTCCTGGAGATTCGCCGTCACGTCGCCCACCGTCTGCCGCGTCTTGCGGTAGGCATTGCGCGCCCGCGACGCGAAGAACCACGTGGTCAGCAGGATGGCCGGGATGAGGGAGAAACACGCCAGCGCCAGGCGCGCGTTCATCGCGAACATCGCGACGAGCACACCCACCAGCCCCAGCACGGACCCCAACAGCTGCGTCAGCCCCTGCGCGAAGAGCTGGTTGAGCGTGTCCACGTCACTGAGCAGGCGGCTCATCAGGTCGCCCAGCGGCCGGCGGTCGAACCACGACAGCGGCAGCTGCTGGAGCCGCTCGAAGAGCCGCTGGCGCAGCTCCGACAGCACGTGCTGTCCCGTGTGGCCCACCCGCCACGTGTGCGCCCGCTGCGACAGCAGGCCCACGGCGTAGACGACGAACAGCAACGTCAGCGTCCGCAGCAGACCCCAGCCATCCCCCGAGCCGATGTCCCGGTCGATGGCCCGGCTCATCAGATAGGGCCCCAGGGCCTGGCACGCGGCGCCCACCAGGATGAAGACCCACGCCGCGGTGAGCGTGCGCGCGTGCGGACGCAGCTCGCCCAGCAGCCGGCGCAGCACCTTCCCCTGATTGCGCGCGCGGCCACCCTCCAGCTCCGCCATCGCCTCGATGCTTCCCGGGCGCCTCATGCCACCTCCTCCTGGCGCGGCGGCAACAGCTGCGACCCGAGGATGTCGTTGTACAGCTCGCTGGTGGCCTTCAGCTCCTCGTGGCGGCCCATCGCGGCGATGCGCCCCTCGTCCAACACCAGGATGACGTCCGCGTCCCGCACGGTGCTGATGCGCTGGGCGATGACGAGCGCCGTCCGCCGCTTGTCCCGCATCAGCGCGTCCAGCGCGCCCTGGATGGCGGTCTCCGTGCGCGCGTCCACCGCGGACGTGCTGTCGTCCAGGATGAGCAGGCGCGGATCCGTGAGCAGCGCCCGCGCGATGGCCAGCCGCTGCCGCTGTCCGCCGGACAGCCCCACGCCGCGCTCTCCCACCAGCGTGTCGTAGCCCTGGGGCAGCTCGCGGATGAACTCCGCCGCCTGGGCCGCCTCCGCCGCGGCCTCCACCTCCGCCTGCGTCGCCTCAGGGCGCCCGTAGGCGATGTTCTCCCGCACCGTGCCGGAGAACAGCAGCGCGTCCTGGAGCACCACGCCCATCTGCGAGCGCAGGCTCGAAAGCGTCACGTCCCGCACGTCGTGCCCGTCCAGCAGCACCGCGCCCCCGGTGACGTCGTAGAAGCGGGGCAGCAGGTTGATGAGCGTGCTCTTGCCGGAGCCCGTGGTGCCCAGCACCGCCACCAGCTGCCCGGGCTCCAGCGTCACGCTCACGCCGCGCAGGATTTCGCGGTCGCTGCCCGCGTAGCGGAAGCGCACGTCGCGCAGCTCGATGCGGCCCTGCAACGGGGGCAGCGCCACCGCGCCCGGGCGGTCCGCCACCTCCACCGCCGTGTCGAGCAGCTCGAAGAGGCGCTGCGCGGACGCGCTCGCCCGCGCCATGCCGGCCGCGAAGAAGCCCAGCGTCATCAGGGGCATCAACAGGAAGGCCAGGTAGCTGTTGAAGGCCAGCAGCTCTCCCAGCGTCAGCCGCTGGTGGAGGATGCGCCAGCCGCCCACGCCCACCACCATCAGCAGGCCCAGGTTGGAGAAGAAGGCGACGAAGGGGAAGCTGTCGGCCAGCGAGTCCACCACCCGCAGGTTCTTCTCCTTCAGCTCCGCGTTGGTCTTCCCGTAGCGCGCGAGCTCCCGCGCCTCGCCGGAGAATGCGCGCACCACGCGCAGCCCGCGCAGGTCCTCCTGCAGCGTGGTGTTGAGCTGGCCCAGGAGCGCCTGCAGCTGGCCGAACAGCGGCCGCATCCGCATCATGAACCGGCGAAGCACCCACAGGATGGGCGGCACGGAGCTCAGCTCCGCCAGCGCCAGCACCGGATCCATGTAGAGCAGCAGCCCCGCGCAGCCCACCAGCATCGCCGCCGACGCGGCGAACTGCACCACGCCGCTGCCCACGAAGGTGCGCACCGCCTCCACGTCGCTCGTCAGCCGCGTGAGCAGCTGCCCCGTCTGCGCCTGGTCGTAGTAGCTGAAGGACAGCCGCTGGATGCGCGCGAAGAGCGCGTCGCGCAGGTCGAACGCCACGCCCTGTGAGGCGCGCTCCGCCAGGTAGCCCTGCAGGAAGTTGAACAGGCCGCGCCCCAGCGCGATGGCGACCAGGCCTCCGACCGCCAGCCAGACGGGTCGTATCTCCCCGCGCGCGAGCCCCTGGTCGATGGCGATGCGGATCATCTGCGGCGCGCCCAGGTTCGCCACGGACACGAGCAGCAGCGACAGGAGCGCGCCCACCGCATCCACGCGGTAGCGGCGCAGATAACCCAATGCCCGCAGGATGGGCGGACGGCCGGATGCGGGTGGCGCGGACGTGCTCACGGAAGACCTGGACTCCTGCCTCCCCGCCCGGGAAGGCGCGCGCATGATGGGCGCCCGTCAGTACCACTTCAAGCACGACGCGCGTCGTGAAACGGCGGTTGCGCGCCGCGCCAGGGCCCGTTAGGTGGGCCGCCTCCCCGCACACTCCGTCACGAGGTGAACGACATGGAATACCGGCAGCTGGGTGGTTCTGGTTTCAAGGTCCCCGTCCTCAGCCTGGGCACGGGCACGTTCGGTGGCTCGGGTGAGTTCTTCAAGGGCTTCGGCTCCAGCGACGTGAAGGAGGCCACGCGGCTCGTGGACATCGCGCTGGACGCGGGCGTGAACATGTTCGACTCCGCGGACGGCTACTCCGCCGGGCTCGCGGAGGAGATCCTGGGCAAGGCGCTGGA
This genomic interval carries:
- a CDS encoding metal-dependent hydrolase, which codes for MGNKLKAVVVGAVLGVAGAAFAQGTPTTPAAPKTESKAAKAPAAGKTEVTWWGHAAFVVKTPGGATIAIDPWLTNPKAPQGATWPEAVDAILVSHGHFDHVGETKALAQKTNAKVYGSFELVNLLGLPEAQAVGANAGGTFTVKDATIHLVEAVHSSSYQADPKGASQYAGAPLGFVIEIANGPTLYHAGDTGAFQSMALIAEQFKPTVAMLPIGGHFTMDPPQAAVATKLLKVKTVVPMHYGTFPALAGTPEALTTELKKGRATTKVLTLEPGKATRL
- a CDS encoding TerB family tellurite resistance protein is translated as MSVLVFGRGTWLATLLADVVAAHARSPAPVTTPPLLDSASGRARGRAFLRRTLRASGLVYGTPVPLPPPVDGGEPVDVPARAVEDELFHAVVRTLARMALDLARVMDAPEGPRVEQLLVLFAVLAGELDLAMALDARLAAGLPVPRRMVGRVEDALDKRAPSLAGDPVYGLVLHNGAQYADAQLFCRQAIDLFSTGRLSRVAVERRRDFAAKQKALLVDVLTALACVDREPSPPARRAILRQVEGLKLPHALEGEVKAAVRQSFERKRDVRDVVRRVRSVDMRHLLLEQALLAALVDGRRTRRERAFIDTLAGALHVPHAELRRLELEMAEFYARHRSLVDVFTVSDAAGAMGEELMGGMQETLEKNFHRLMQEARETGDLAVLLTKAARRQKLTDDERQRMRAQLIDVAKAIPALAIFAAPGGILLLAALAKVLPFSLLPSAFQDEPPVDSDDEDTLEREAV
- a CDS encoding spondin domain-containing protein translates to MSIRSFRGGAACAALGLLTLSACNSGDDTDPSSRRFRVRIENVAPFQNLKSGRFDTKVSGTSPGPLAPGDTYEFSFTAGRTHRLSFAAMFAASNDWFFGTEPRGIPLYSADGQPLAGDITSQVILWDAGTEVDEEPAVGAHTGPKQATATDGPGLKDSTPRVRRVGTQPVLSNGQTFTLPALALMIRVQLAHDAATHRFTVRISNVSDDRNTLSTSEGIKPVRISPGVWVVGAGNEPLFTEGQEDRGLGLEALAETGDPTALHTWLTPLNGVATPLSPGVFAVHHAAAPLFTEGAPDRGQGLEALAETGDTARLANALASTPPNGVSASGTFTTPVDASSPGPLLPGHAYEFTVTARPADRLSFATMFGQSNDWFFGTDEQGIALFDKANAPVTGDVTSKVYLWDVGTELDEEPAVGPHQGAPEWTLDTDKTVRRVPPSRYGTPLSQHLRVTLTEAN
- a CDS encoding FAD-dependent oxidoreductase encodes the protein MSHATLPVLVIGAGPTGLTLACDLARRGVRVRIMDAAPHPFVGSRGKGLSPRTLEVLDDLGVLDAVLAAGNPYPSLRLHWRRFVVGRWTMMARRAATPDVPHANPWLVPQARTEGILRDRLASLGVTVEFGAALTRFTQDTAGVTATLTRDGAEETVRAEYLVGADGGHSRVRKELGLAFNGVTLEEERMVVGDVRVDGLDHTHWHIWPFAKGGVVALCPLPGTNHFQLALQVKPGGVMPELTEAALHQRIQEAARPGRAVRLHDASWLSVYRPNVRMADRYRVGRVFIMGDAAHVHPPTGGQGLNTGVQDAYNLGWKLGHVLQGATPALLDTYEAERLPIAARVLGLSSKLFDGMRQGRMKALNRGDELRQLGLSYRGGPLAPAVPGDTARVQAGDRAPDAPCAEAHGKPVRLSDRFRGPHWTLLAFGAAHPEVEAWAHESVRVVRILGKGAAPIPGALSDRDGHAHHAYDVVPGRDALILVRPDGYVGHASRPGDLAALVQFLTPLLPRPTARPIPSAPDVTANSPSA
- a CDS encoding TetR/AcrR family transcriptional regulator, which encodes MPRAKLSPRKMPTQERSRATVDALVQATADILVRDGSAKLTTNRIAERAGVNVASLYQFFPGKEALVAEVARRHAKEQRAAVREVLATRKFRTLEELIRTLVAMGFAAHAVNPKLHHALTQELPARPARRWDAEDAPMLEALGSFKTDVPDPELALWLIDTVSHAVIHRAVVERPESLSQGLLQEELVTLLLRYLRRK
- a CDS encoding aldo/keto reductase produces the protein MSGTSTRPAEKSGTFKLGGDLPIHRLGYGAMQLTGPGIWGPPKDRAEAVRVLRRALELGVDFIDTADSYGPYYSEEIIAEALHPYAKGVVVATKAGLVRTGPNEWHPVGAPKYLRQELEMSLRRLKLERIDLYQLHRIDPKVPMEESLGELKALQKEGKIRHIGLSEVSVEEIERARKVVDVVSVQNRYNLTDRVHEKVLDYCEKQNLGFIPWFPLATGGLAKPGSTLDSVAKKHNATPAQIALAWLLARSPVMLPIPGTSSVKHLEENLAGAEVKLTKDELAAVDAQASGR
- a CDS encoding SDR family oxidoreductase codes for the protein MAGSRGTALVTGTSAGIGAVYARRLAALGYDLVLVARREERLKALAAELTAAHGVRAEVLRADLTQHGDLQRVAGRAAGEDLTLLVNNAGVGGYGPFAQVEAAALEGLANLHMMAPMLATRAALPGMLARGKGAVINVASLLAFSGAMPPGPLPYRATYAGAKAFLVHFTRTLSGELRDSPVVAQVVCPGMTFTEFNGGYPGTMSPEDVVTASLVALERRETVCVPGLEAAEALVALEKAEAGLLRGATHSLAGRYRTA
- a CDS encoding ABC transporter ATP-binding protein, which codes for MRRPGSIEAMAELEGGRARNQGKVLRRLLGELRPHARTLTAAWVFILVGAACQALGPYLMSRAIDRDIGSGDGWGLLRTLTLLFVVYAVGLLSQRAHTWRVGHTGQHVLSELRQRLFERLQQLPLSWFDRRPLGDLMSRLLSDVDTLNQLFAQGLTQLLGSVLGLVGVLVAMFAMNARLALACFSLIPAILLTTWFFASRARNAYRKTRQTVGDVTANLQEEIGGVRQAQAFNRTEKNIERFRDRNAANRDANVAAVGITSAFSPAIDLLSTLSTALVIGYGGALALSGQLTVGGVAAFLIYVQQFFRPVQLAASVAALMQSALAGAERIFAILDEAPEPPDVAGAVELGPLQGQVVFEGVSFGYDAARPVLRDVSFRLEPGQTLALVGRTGAGKTTVASLVPRFYDVTGGTVRVDGEDVRQVTRASLRRQMAMVLQEPFLFSGKVADNIGYGKPDATREEVEAAAKAVHAHDFITRLPQGYDTVLGEGGATLSQGQRQLLAFARAVIANPRVLILDEATANIDTRTEALIQLALGQLLSGRTSIVIAHRLNTIRHADLILVLEHGAVVERGNHAELLAKGGLYAELYHQQFRDVPELAVKASG